Proteins encoded by one window of Luteimonas yindakuii:
- the dinB gene encoding DNA polymerase IV, translating into MRKILHIDMDAFYASVEQRDDPTLRSRPVVVAWRGMRSVVCAASYEARRYGVRSAMPALRAERLCPDAVFVPPDFSRYKAVSKQVRAIFHQHTDLVEPLSLDEAYLDVTAPKIAAPSATATAERIRAQIREETALTASAGVAPNKFIAKIASDWNKPDGLFVVRPSQVTAFLTDLPVGRIPGVGKVMQGRLAELGVATVGDLRMVPLEQLVRRFGAWGRRLHERAHGIDERPVEPDQPVQSISSEDTFAEDLPLDALAPRIHELADKTWTATTRTERVGRTVVLKLKTAQFRILTRSLTPDTPPRSAQELAAIASALRGRVDLPAETRYRLVGVGLSGFREREELPGQRELFGVA; encoded by the coding sequence GTGCGCAAGATCCTCCACATCGACATGGATGCCTTCTACGCCTCGGTCGAGCAGCGCGACGACCCGACATTGCGCAGTCGCCCGGTGGTGGTGGCCTGGCGCGGGATGCGCTCGGTCGTCTGCGCGGCCTCCTACGAGGCGCGCCGCTACGGCGTGCGCTCGGCGATGCCCGCGCTGCGGGCGGAGCGGTTGTGCCCCGATGCGGTATTCGTGCCACCGGATTTCAGCCGCTACAAGGCGGTGTCGAAGCAGGTGCGGGCGATCTTCCACCAGCACACCGACCTGGTCGAACCGCTGTCCCTGGACGAGGCCTATCTCGACGTCACCGCGCCGAAGATCGCCGCGCCCAGCGCCACCGCGACCGCGGAGCGCATCCGCGCGCAGATCCGCGAGGAAACCGCGCTGACTGCATCGGCCGGGGTGGCACCGAACAAGTTCATCGCCAAGATCGCATCGGACTGGAACAAGCCCGACGGCCTGTTCGTGGTGCGGCCGTCACAGGTCACCGCCTTCCTCACCGACCTGCCGGTGGGGCGCATTCCCGGCGTCGGCAAAGTGATGCAGGGCAGGCTCGCCGAACTCGGCGTCGCCACGGTGGGCGACCTGCGCATGGTCCCGCTGGAACAACTGGTGCGCCGCTTCGGTGCCTGGGGCCGACGCCTGCACGAGCGCGCGCATGGCATCGACGAGCGCCCGGTGGAACCCGACCAGCCGGTGCAGTCGATCTCGTCGGAAGATACCTTCGCCGAGGACCTGCCACTCGATGCGCTGGCACCGCGCATCCACGAACTCGCCGACAAGACCTGGACCGCGACCACGCGCACCGAACGGGTGGGCCGCACCGTGGTGCTCAAGCTCAAGACCGCGCAGTTCCGCATCCTCACCCGCAGCCTCACGCCGGATACGCCGCCGCGCTCGGCACAGGAGCTGGCGGCCATCGCGAGCGCGCTGCGCGGTCGCGTCGACCTGCCGGCGGAAACGCGTTACCGGCTGGTGGGCGTGGGCCTGTCGGGCTTTCGCGAGCGCGAGGAGCTGCCCGGCCAGCGCGAGCTGTTCGGCGTCGCCTGA